GCCGGTGCCCTGCGGCCGTCCGCCGGCCTGTCCCGGCCGCCCAGTCTACCGCCTGGGGCCCGACGCCGGCCGCAGCGGCCCGCGGCCGGGGGCGCGGCCCGCGCGGGTCCGGCACCGGGACGGCGCCGATGACTAGGCTGTCGGGGTGCTGATCCTGTTGCCGCCCTCCGAGGGCAAGACCGCTCCCGCCGCCGGCGCCCCGCTGGACCTCGGCTCGCTCGTGCTGCCGGCCCTCGCCGGCGAGCGCGCCACGGTGATGGGCATCCTCGCCGCCGTCTCCGCGGCGCCGGACGCCCCGGCCGTCCTGGGCATCAGCGAGCGGCTGCGCGCGGACATCGAGGCCAACACGGTCCTGGACTCCGCCCCGGCGGCGCCCGCCCACCGCGTGTTCACCGGCGTGCTCTTCGACGCCCTGGACTACGCCTCCCTGCCCGAGACCGCCCGCCGCCGGGCGCGCGAGGACGTGCTCGTGTTCTCCGGCCTGTTCGGCGTGCTGTCCCTGGGCGACCGGATCCCGCACCACCGCCTCTCCGTGGGGGCCACCCTGCCGGGCACCGGCCGCATGTCCTCGTGGTGGAAGCCCCGGCTCACGCCGCTGCTCGATGCCCGGGCCGAGCACGCCGGGGTGGTCGTCGACTGCCGCTCCGGGGGCTACGCGGCCCAGTGGAGGGCCCCGGCGGACCGCACGGTGACCGTGGACGTCTTCCAGGTCCGCGAGGGCCGGCGCACGGTGGTGTCCCACTTCGCCAAGCACACCCGCGGGCTGGTGGCCCGGCAGCTGCTGCTGGCCGGTCCGCGCGCGGTGCACTCCCCCGCGGCGGCGGCCGAGGTGGTGGCCGCGGCCGGCGCGGCCGCCGGCCCGCACGACTGGACCGTGGACCTGCTCCCCGCGGCCGGCTCGAAGCCGGGCCGGCTCGAGGTCACGCTGCCGGAGCAGCACTCCACCGTCTGAGCCTCCCCCGGGGCCGGCCTCGAGCGGCACCCCCGGCGTCGCCCGGCGCCGGCATGCCGCCCGCCGGTGCGGTGCCCCGCGTCGTCCCCGGGACCTTTCCCCCGCCGGTCCCCGCCGTTACGGTGGGCGGACCCGAGGCCGGGGAGGGACCGCGCCCGCGCACCGGAGGAGGATCCCATGCACCCCAACGTCCCGTCCGTGGACCAGTCCGGCCGCACCGTGCCGGTCAACCTGCGCCAGACCGGGCCCACCCCGGTCCAGATGCTGATCGACACGCGCGTGCGCAAGTCCCCCTACTGGCACCTGTCCATGGAGGCCGGCTGCTGGCGGGCCTCCGTCTACAACCGCATGTACCACCCGCGCGGCTACGTGCCCCCGGAGGACGGCGGCATGATGGCGGAGTACGACGCCCTGGTGCACCACGTGACCCTGTGGAACGTGGCCGTGGAGCGGCAGGTCCGCGTCCGGGGCCCGCAGGCCGAGGCCTTCGTGGACTTCGTCATCACCCGGGACGCCACCCGGATCCCCGTCATGCACGCCCGCTACGTGATCCTGTGCAACGAGGCCGGCGGCATCCTCAACGACCCGGTGCTGCTGCGCGTGGCCGAGGACGAGTTCTGGTTCAGCCTCTCGGACTCGGACCTGCTGTTCTGGCTGCAGGGGGTCAACGTGGGCCGCCGGTTCGACGTGGACATCCGGGAGATCGACGTCTGCCCCGTCCAGGTCCAGGGCCCGCGGTCCGTGGACCTGGTGGCCGACCTGTTCGGGCCCGCCGTCGCGGAGCTCCCCCCGTACGGGCTGCTCGCGGGCGAGGTCGCCGGCTGCGAGGTCATCGTGTCCCAGACCGGGTTCTCCGGGGAGAAGGGCTACGAGGTCTACCTCAAGGACTCCACCCTGCACGCCGAGACGATGTGGCGGGAGATCCTGCGGGCCGGCGAGCCGCACCGGCTGGCCGTCGTGGCCCCGGCCCACCACCGGCGGATCGCCGCCGGGATCCTGTCCTGGGGCCAGGACATGGACCAGGAGACGCTGCCGTTCCAGGCCAACCTCGGCTACCAGGTGCCGCGGACCAAGCCGGGCGACTACGTCGGCCGGGCCGCCCTCGAGGAGGCCCGGCGCCTCGTCGAGGCCGGCACGCCCCCCTTCACCCACCAGCTCGTCGGGATGCGCCTGGGCGGCCGGCCGATCGTGGACTACGCGCCGGACTTCTGGCTCATCGGCGCCGCGGCGGACGCGGACCCCGTCGGCTACGTCACCTCCCCGTGGTACTCCCCGGAGCTCGGCCACAACATCGCGATGGGCCACGTCCCGGTCGCGCTCACGGCCCCGGGGACGCCGCTGTGGGTCCACCTGCCGGAGGAGTACGCCGAGACGCCCGGCACGCCCGTGCCCGCCGAGGTGGTCCGGATGCCGTTCCGCGCCTCGGTCAACCCGAACCAGCGCGAGCGGCTGAGCCGGCGGGGGCTGGACGCGGCCGACTGAGCCGGGCGACCCGGCCGCTCCCGCCGGCCCGCTCGCGCCGCGCGGGCGCGGCGGACGAGGCGGGATGCCCCCGGCGTCGTCCCCGGAGGGTGCCGTCCGGGGTCAGCGCGGGTCGGCGACCAGCTCCACCTCGAAGCCGCCCGGCGCCTCGAGGTAGGCCGCGTAGTGGCTGCGCCCCCCGGCGAAGGGGTGGCGGTCGGCGAAGAGCAGGCGGAAGCCGCGCTCGCGCGCCGCGGACGCGAGGGCGTCGACGTCGGCCCGCGAGCCGGCGTGGAAGGCCAGGTGGTTCAGCCCCGGGCGCAGCCGGTCGTGCCCCTCCCCGGCGACGTCCGGGCCCGACTCCAGCACGAGGTACTCCCCCGCGCCCTGGTAGCTGGTGCCCTCGGACCACTCGCCGCTGACCGCGTAGCCGAGCTCCTGGAACAGCCAGCCCAGCGTCGCGCGGGCCTGCGCCAGGTCCCGCACCCAGATCTCCACGTGGTGCAGCCGGCCCACCCGGCGGGGGGTCCCGACGCCGGCCGGTCCTGCGGCGCCGGCCGGCGCGGCGTCCGCCGGGAGTGCCGGGGCGGGCGCGCCGCCGTCGGGAACCGCCGTCCCCGGCGCCGCCACTCCCCCGCCGGGGCCCGCGGTCGCCGTCTCCGCCCCGCCCACGGCGCCGGTGACCTTGATCCCGGACCGCGAGCGCACCCAGGAGGTGCCGGCGGCCCCGGCGTCCATGGCCTCGTTCGAGAGCAGGTCCGCGTCCTTGTTCCGCGCCCGCGGGATCCACTCGTAGGTGACGCGGGAGGGCGGCAGGATGGCGCGGGCCTCCCCGGCGAGCTTCTGCATGTCCGCGTGCTTGATCTTCCAGCGCCCGCTCATCTGCTCGACCACGAGCTTGGAGTCCATCTTCACGTGCACGCGCGCCGCCGGGTCCAGGTCGCGGGCCATCGTCAGCCCGGCGATGAGCCCCGAGTACTCGGCCACGTTGTTGGAGGCCCGGCCCAGCGGCGCGGCGTCGATGTCCAGGACCCGCCCCGTGGCGGGGTCGCGGACCAGGGCCCCGTAGCCGGCCACGCCGGGATTGCCCCGGGAGCCGCCGTCGGCCTCGACCTGCAGGACGCGTTCGGACACGGGCATCACTTCTCTCTGGCTTCGCTGGGCGGTGCCGCCCCGCGGGCGGGGGGCCCGGCGGACGGTCTAGGCGTCGTCGCCGCGGACGAGGATGGCTCCTGAGTCCGGGCAGTACACCAGCGTATCGGCCGGCGCCCGCCGGATCGCCTCGAGGTCGGCGGGGCTGATCGGCATGCCCGAGGCCTCCGAGTGGTTGCCCACGAGCCGGGCGGCGCCGATCCCGCCGGCCCGGGCCCGGACCCGCTCGTAGCGCGCGAGGAGCCCGGGCGGCAGGGTGGCGGCCAGCGCGGCGCGCCGGGCCGTGAGGTCCTGGCCCCGGGCGGAGACCTCGTCGGCCTCGGCCTTGAGCTCGGCGGCTCGCTCCCGGGCGGACCGCTGGGCCGCGGCGAGCCCCTCGCGCGCCGTGGCGTCGGCGGCCTCGGCCTGCTCGGCGGCGTCCATGGCCTCCAGCTCCGCCTCCTCGTGGCGGTCCTGCAGCTCGGCGAGTGTGGCGAGCTCGTGCATCATCCGCTCGAGGTCCCGGGCCGAGCCCTCGCCGGCATCGAGGCGGCGCTGGTTGCGCTCCCGGTGGGACCGGACCCCGGCCACCTCGGCGTCCGCGGCCGTCACCGCGGCGCGGGCCTGCTCGAGGGCGACGGCGGCGGCGTCGGCCTCGGCCTGCCGGTCGGCGACCGCCTGCTGCAGCTCGCGGTACCGGGGGTCCTGGCGCAGCTGCTGCATGCGCGAGCGCGCCTGGTCCAGGGCCGTGTCGAGGGCCTGCAGGTCCAGCAGCCGCCGCTGGTCGGCGGGATCGGCCGTGGTGGCCGGGGGAACCGCGGCGGCGTCGCCGCCGGCGGCGGGACCGGTGGGGGTGGGGCCGGTGGCAGGGGTCACGGGTGCCTCCTCAGGCGCCGGGGGTCAGGACGAAGTCCCAGGGATCGGTGTTCAGCCCGCTGACGGCGATCTCCACGGCGAGGCCGCGGTCCGTCAGCAGGGAGTCCAGGGCCTCGGCGGCCGCGGGCAGCCACAGCCACTCGCTGCCGAAGTGGGAGACCTCCACGAGGTAGGGCCGGCCCCCGGCGTGCCGAGCGGCCTCGCGGGCCTCGGAGGCCGGGTGGTGGCGCAGGTCCGCGGTGACGTACACGTCCGCCCCGGAGGCCCGCACCCGGTCGAACAGGCCGTCCCCGGCCCCGCCGCACACGGCCACGGTCCGCACCAGCCCGTCCCGGTCCCCGGCCACCCGGACGCCGCCGGCCACCGCCGGCATGGCGCCGAAGACGCGGGCGGCGAAGTCGCCGAGCGTCATCGCCTTCCCCAGGGTGCCCACCCGCCCGATGCCCTCCTCCGGCAGCCCGTCCGCGGCGGGGGCCAGCGGCCGGGTGTCCCGCAGTCCGAGGACGTCGGCGATGACGTCCGAGACCCCGCCCACGGCGGAGTCCGCGTTCGTGTGGGCGGTCAGCAGCGCGCAGCCGCCCTCGATCAGGGTGTGGACCACGCGGCCCTTGAAGCCGGTGGCGGCCACGGAGTGCACCCCGCGCAGCAGCAGCGGGTGGTGGGTGATGAGCAGCTGGGCGCCGGCGGCCACGGCCTCGTCCGCCACGTCCTGGACCGGGTCCACCGCGAGGTGGATGCGGCGCACGGGGGCGTCCGGGCGGCCGGCCACGAGCCCCGTGGCGTCCCAGGACTCGGCCAGCGAGGCCGGCCACAGCTCCTCGAAGGCCGCCAGCACCTCGGCCAGGGTCGGGGTGCGCGGGGCGTCGGCGCGGCGGCGGTCCGGGTCCGGGCGGGCGGGCGTGGAGGCACTCATGGGGCCATTGTGCCCGAGGCGGGAATGAACCCGCGCCCCCGCGTGCTGTAGACCGATGTGACTGACGAGGCGAGCTGCGACGTGACCGGCGACGCGAGAGGCGGCCGGACCGACGGCCGGACCGACCACGGGACCCCCGACGGCGCGCACCGCGGCCCCGCGGCGGGGACGGACGGGCGGCCCGGGGCCCAGCGCGTCCTGACCGTGGCCGGGGGCTGCTTCTGGTGCCTGGACGCCGTGTACCGGCGGATCCGCGGCGTCACGGCCGTGGAGTCCGGCTACACCGGCAGCGACTGGCCGGACCCCACCTACGAGACGGTGTGCTCGGGCGCCACGGGGCACGCCGAGGCGGTGCGCGTGGCCTTCGACGAGTCCGTGGTGGGCGCGGACCTGATCCTCGACCTCTTCTTCACCGGGCACGACCCGACGACCCTGAACCGCCAGGGCTACGACGTGGGCACCCAGTACCGCTCGGCGCTCTTCGCCGCGGACGAGCGGGACGAGCGCCTGTTCCGCGCGGCGATCGAGCGCAACCAGGAGAACTGGCCGGACCCGATCGTCACCACGATCGAGCCGGCCGGCCGCTGGTACCCCGCCGAGTGGTACCACCAGGACTTCTACACCAACCGGCCGGACGTCGGCTACTGTCACGTCATCATCACGCCCAAGCTGGCCAAGGTGAGGCAGCGTTACTCGGCGTGGCTGGTGGAGCCGTCCGCGTCCCCGCGCCTGTCATAGGCTGAATCCCGCAGGCCCGCGCGCCGTCGTGCGGGCCCGGTCCGGCGCCCGGGCGCCGTGACCCGATGCACCCGCCCCTGCACCGTCCTCCGGAAGGATCCCCACATGGCCACGATGCTCAACAACATCACCGAAGCCGTCGGCAACACCCCCCTGGTCATGCTGAACCGGCTGACCGAGGGCCTGCCCGGCAAGGTCGCCGTCAAGCTCGAGTTCTACAACCCGGCCAACTCCGTCAAGGACCGCATCGGCCGCTCCATCGTGGACGCCGCCGAGGCCTCCGGCCAGCTGCGTCCCGGCGGCACGATCGTGGAGGGCACCTCCGGCAACACCGGCATCGCCCTGGCCATGGTCGGCGCGGCCCGCGGCTACAAGGTGGTCCTGACCATGCCGGAGACGATGTCCAACGAGCGCCGCGTCATGCTGCGCGCCTTCGGCGCCGAGATCGTGCTGACCCCCGGCGCCGACGGCATGCGCGGGGCCCTGGAGAAGGCCCAGCAGATCGTCGCCGAGTCGAACAACGCCGTGTGGGCCCGCCAGTTCGCCAACGAGGCCAACGTGCAGGCGCACTACTCCACCACCGGGCCGGAGATCTGGGACGCCACGGACGGCCAGGTGGACGTCTTCGTCGCGGGCGTGGGCACGGGCGGCACCGTGACGGGCGCCGGCCGCTACCTGCGCGAGCGCAAGCCCGGGGTGAAGATGGTCGCGGTGGAGCCGGCCGACTCGCCCATCCTCTCGGGCGGCAAGCCCGGCCCGCACAAGATCCAGGGCCTGGGCGCCAACTTCATCCCCGAGATCCTGGACCGAGAGATCTACTCCGAGGTGTACGCCGCGAGCCTCGAGGAGTCGGTGGCCACCGCGCGCGCCCTCGGCACCGAGGAGGGCATCCTCGGCGGCATCTCCTCCGGGGCGATCGTGGCCGCGGCGATCGAGCAGGCCAAGCGCGAGGAGAACCGGGACAAGCTGATCGTCGCCATCGTGTGCGACTTCGGCGAGCGCTACATCTCCACCGTGCTCTACGAGGACATCCGCGGCTGAGCGCCGCGGCCCCTCCCCGGCCCCCGATCCCCGTCCACCCCGGACCCCTCCAGCACCAGCCACCGACCGAAAGGCCACCCGTGGGTTTCCTGTCCCGCCTCAAGGAAGACATCGCCAATGCCCGGGCGCACGACCCCGCGGCCCGCGGCGACCTCGAGGTCGCCCTGGTCTACTCGGGGCTCCACGCCATCTGGGCGCACCGGCTGACCCACCGGATGTGGCAGACCGAGCGGCTGAAGACCCCCGCGCGGGTCATCTCGCAGGTGGCCCGGTCGATGACGGGCATCGAGATCCACCCGGGGGCCACGATCGGGCGCCGGTTCTTCATCGACCACGGCATGGGCGTGGTCATCGGGGAGACCGCCGAGATCGGCGACGACGTCATGCTCTACCACGGGGTGACCCTGGGCGGCCGGTCCCTCGA
This genomic window from Citricoccus sp. SGAir0253 contains:
- a CDS encoding YaaA family protein produces the protein MLILLPPSEGKTAPAAGAPLDLGSLVLPALAGERATVMGILAAVSAAPDAPAVLGISERLRADIEANTVLDSAPAAPAHRVFTGVLFDALDYASLPETARRRAREDVLVFSGLFGVLSLGDRIPHHRLSVGATLPGTGRMSSWWKPRLTPLLDARAEHAGVVVDCRSGGYAAQWRAPADRTVTVDVFQVREGRRTVVSHFAKHTRGLVARQLLLAGPRAVHSPAAAAEVVAAAGAAAGPHDWTVDLLPAAGSKPGRLEVTLPEQHSTV
- a CDS encoding glycine cleavage T C-terminal barrel domain-containing protein; this encodes MHPNVPSVDQSGRTVPVNLRQTGPTPVQMLIDTRVRKSPYWHLSMEAGCWRASVYNRMYHPRGYVPPEDGGMMAEYDALVHHVTLWNVAVERQVRVRGPQAEAFVDFVITRDATRIPVMHARYVILCNEAGGILNDPVLLRVAEDEFWFSLSDSDLLFWLQGVNVGRRFDVDIREIDVCPVQVQGPRSVDLVADLFGPAVAELPPYGLLAGEVAGCEVIVSQTGFSGEKGYEVYLKDSTLHAETMWREILRAGEPHRLAVVAPAHHRRIAAGILSWGQDMDQETLPFQANLGYQVPRTKPGDYVGRAALEEARRLVEAGTPPFTHQLVGMRLGGRPIVDYAPDFWLIGAAADADPVGYVTSPWYSPELGHNIAMGHVPVALTAPGTPLWVHLPEEYAETPGTPVPAEVVRMPFRASVNPNQRERLSRRGLDAAD
- a CDS encoding reverse transcriptase-like protein, whose translation is MPVSERVLQVEADGGSRGNPGVAGYGALVRDPATGRVLDIDAAPLGRASNNVAEYSGLIAGLTMARDLDPAARVHVKMDSKLVVEQMSGRWKIKHADMQKLAGEARAILPPSRVTYEWIPRARNKDADLLSNEAMDAGAAGTSWVRSRSGIKVTGAVGGAETATAGPGGGVAAPGTAVPDGGAPAPALPADAAPAGAAGPAGVGTPRRVGRLHHVEIWVRDLAQARATLGWLFQELGYAVSGEWSEGTSYQGAGEYLVLESGPDVAGEGHDRLRPGLNHLAFHAGSRADVDALASAARERGFRLLFADRHPFAGGRSHYAAYLEAPGGFEVELVADPR
- a CDS encoding zinc ribbon domain-containing protein, with the protein product MTPATGPTPTGPAAGGDAAAVPPATTADPADQRRLLDLQALDTALDQARSRMQQLRQDPRYRELQQAVADRQAEADAAAVALEQARAAVTAADAEVAGVRSHRERNQRRLDAGEGSARDLERMMHELATLAELQDRHEEAELEAMDAAEQAEAADATAREGLAAAQRSARERAAELKAEADEVSARGQDLTARRAALAATLPPGLLARYERVRARAGGIGAARLVGNHSEASGMPISPADLEAIRRAPADTLVYCPDSGAILVRGDDA
- a CDS encoding Nif3-like dinuclear metal center hexameric protein, with amino-acid sequence MSASTPARPDPDRRRADAPRTPTLAEVLAAFEELWPASLAESWDATGLVAGRPDAPVRRIHLAVDPVQDVADEAVAAGAQLLITHHPLLLRGVHSVAATGFKGRVVHTLIEGGCALLTAHTNADSAVGGVSDVIADVLGLRDTRPLAPAADGLPEEGIGRVGTLGKAMTLGDFAARVFGAMPAVAGGVRVAGDRDGLVRTVAVCGGAGDGLFDRVRASGADVYVTADLRHHPASEAREAARHAGGRPYLVEVSHFGSEWLWLPAAAEALDSLLTDRGLAVEIAVSGLNTDPWDFVLTPGA
- the msrA gene encoding peptide-methionine (S)-S-oxide reductase MsrA is translated as MTVAGGCFWCLDAVYRRIRGVTAVESGYTGSDWPDPTYETVCSGATGHAEAVRVAFDESVVGADLILDLFFTGHDPTTLNRQGYDVGTQYRSALFAADERDERLFRAAIERNQENWPDPIVTTIEPAGRWYPAEWYHQDFYTNRPDVGYCHVIITPKLAKVRQRYSAWLVEPSASPRLS
- the cysK gene encoding cysteine synthase A; translation: MATMLNNITEAVGNTPLVMLNRLTEGLPGKVAVKLEFYNPANSVKDRIGRSIVDAAEASGQLRPGGTIVEGTSGNTGIALAMVGAARGYKVVLTMPETMSNERRVMLRAFGAEIVLTPGADGMRGALEKAQQIVAESNNAVWARQFANEANVQAHYSTTGPEIWDATDGQVDVFVAGVGTGGTVTGAGRYLRERKPGVKMVAVEPADSPILSGGKPGPHKIQGLGANFIPEILDREIYSEVYAASLEESVATARALGTEEGILGGISSGAIVAAAIEQAKREENRDKLIVAIVCDFGERYISTVLYEDIRG
- the epsC gene encoding serine O-acetyltransferase EpsC; this translates as MGFLSRLKEDIANARAHDPAARGDLEVALVYSGLHAIWAHRLTHRMWQTERLKTPARVISQVARSMTGIEIHPGATIGRRFFIDHGMGVVIGETAEIGDDVMLYHGVTLGGRSLDKVKRHPTLQDGVVVGAGAKILGPVEIGQRTAVGANAVVVKDTPPDSIATGVPATWRHRQAQETTPAVDPAEYVDPAMWI